Proteins encoded within one genomic window of Spirochaeta isovalerica:
- a CDS encoding serine/threonine-protein kinase: protein MAKIPAKIGKYEITNKIAEGGMGAVYKGVHPTLNKEVILKKLTLSGDEHINERFKREARIMMDFKNDNIVDVYDHFKAGGSYYIVLEYVDGIALDQLLKKERYLPNDTALLIFLEACKALKYAHDKNVVHRDIKPGNILLSKTGEIKLVDFGIASITDDDETNLTRDGMTLGTPSYMAPEQFNNSKSVDIRADIYSMGVMLYEMVTGKKPYPGNYSPETLAKIQKGKYLSPKKHNPSISPLIGKIISKCMKSKADRRYKDLGKIISTLEKYFRKKNRQNARNILIAKITGEKIEIPPLKRPVFRRLAAVLLALILLGGAGYVLYRSGYYHEILNSSEFGALRVQVKVPKAGKDPEDIYLKAYLFVDDDNEIPSIEYKIRFARKEESDSFYIFESNTIYQPAGNYRIKIKCESELFWGSFGINSVRDSALLTGGSKTNLISFTAGSPRPVPMSLRTRVFDYSTGRDISETVQTLINEGGKWIELSKLKEPMISGKVYKIRFTAEQYGPKEFSMRVDTYQSVLDLTVNLVPDSGNITISSVETGFKVDIAGEAASWIDKTVSLTEDGEAISLYPGDYSLTFKGKGIEKTVSVTVTGTTELSLTVLFNKDEKNITIEGLSDENNR, encoded by the coding sequence ATGGCTAAGATACCTGCGAAAATCGGAAAATACGAAATTACGAATAAAATCGCGGAAGGGGGGATGGGTGCTGTCTATAAAGGTGTGCATCCCACTCTTAATAAAGAAGTCATTCTTAAAAAGTTGACGCTCAGCGGAGATGAGCATATCAATGAGCGTTTCAAACGCGAAGCGCGGATAATGATGGACTTTAAAAATGACAATATAGTTGATGTTTATGATCATTTCAAAGCCGGGGGATCTTACTACATCGTACTGGAATATGTCGATGGTATAGCTCTTGATCAATTGTTGAAAAAAGAGAGGTATCTGCCAAACGATACAGCTCTTCTTATCTTTCTTGAAGCCTGCAAGGCTTTGAAATACGCACATGACAAAAATGTCGTTCACAGGGATATCAAGCCGGGTAATATTCTTCTATCCAAGACCGGAGAAATTAAACTGGTCGATTTCGGAATCGCTTCCATTACCGATGACGATGAGACAAATCTGACCCGTGACGGCATGACACTGGGAACCCCTTCTTATATGGCTCCCGAACAGTTCAATAATTCGAAATCAGTTGATATCAGGGCAGATATATATTCGATGGGGGTTATGCTCTACGAAATGGTTACAGGGAAAAAACCTTATCCCGGTAATTATTCACCGGAAACTCTGGCAAAGATCCAGAAGGGTAAATACCTCTCGCCTAAAAAGCATAATCCGTCCATATCTCCTCTCATCGGCAAAATAATAAGCAAATGCATGAAATCAAAAGCGGACAGGCGCTATAAGGATCTCGGGAAGATCATCAGCACGCTTGAAAAGTATTTCCGTAAAAAGAACCGCCAGAACGCCAGAAATATCTTAATCGCAAAGATAACCGGGGAAAAAATTGAAATTCCTCCTTTGAAAAGGCCCGTATTCAGGAGACTGGCTGCGGTTCTTCTTGCTCTGATTCTTCTGGGCGGTGCCGGTTATGTTCTTTACAGAAGCGGATATTATCATGAAATCCTCAACAGTTCCGAATTTGGCGCCTTGAGGGTTCAGGTAAAAGTCCCCAAAGCAGGAAAAGATCCGGAAGACATCTACTTGAAGGCTTATCTGTTTGTTGACGATGATAATGAGATACCCTCTATTGAGTATAAAATCAGATTTGCCAGAAAAGAGGAAAGCGACTCTTTCTATATTTTTGAATCAAACACGATCTATCAACCAGCGGGAAACTACAGAATAAAAATCAAATGCGAAAGCGAACTCTTCTGGGGGTCATTCGGAATCAACTCAGTACGGGATTCAGCCCTTCTGACCGGCGGCTCAAAAACGAACCTCATTTCATTTACCGCCGGAAGCCCCCGGCCTGTACCTATGTCTTTGAGAACGCGGGTTTTTGATTATTCCACGGGCAGGGATATCAGCGAAACAGTTCAGACGCTGATAAACGAAGGCGGGAAATGGATAGAGCTTTCAAAATTGAAAGAGCCGATGATTTCCGGGAAAGTCTATAAAATCCGGTTTACCGCCGAACAGTATGGGCCTAAAGAATTCAGCATGAGGGTCGATACCTATCAATCTGTTCTTGACTTGACAGTTAATCTCGTTCCCGACAGCGGAAACATTACAATCAGCTCTGTGGAGACAGGTTTTAAGGTGGATATTGCCGGAGAAGCCGCTTCCTGGATTGATAAGACAGTCTCTCTGACAGAAGACGGAGAAGCCATTTCGCTCTATCCCGGTGATTATTCTCTGACTTTCAAGGGAAAAGGGATCGAAAAGACTGTCTCTGTGACCGTAACCGGAACAACGGAATTGAGTTTAACGGTTCTTTTCAACAAAGATGAAAAAAATATTACAATAGAAGGATTATCCGATGAAAATAATAGGTAA
- a CDS encoding OmpA family protein, with amino-acid sequence MEKPQSVLIDDQAKVYFYPNRTDLTVDAKAVLDDIVKILTTTDNLDVEITGHCAFFGTEKGRQEISVERAENVYNYFLSKGWEPSRKPLLEGRGLQDLITRDPDKQNLNRRVEIRIHSS; translated from the coding sequence ATGGAAAAGCCCCAATCGGTTCTTATTGATGATCAGGCTAAAGTATACTTCTATCCCAACAGAACAGATTTAACCGTCGATGCCAAAGCCGTACTTGATGATATTGTTAAAATCCTAACCACGACAGATAATCTCGATGTGGAAATAACCGGACATTGCGCTTTTTTCGGTACAGAAAAAGGCCGGCAGGAAATATCAGTTGAGAGAGCGGAAAACGTCTATAATTATTTTCTTTCCAAAGGGTGGGAACCCAGCAGAAAACCTCTTCTCGAAGGACGGGGACTCCAGGACCTCATTACGAGAGATCCCGACAAGCAGAACCTCAACAGACGTGTAGAAATCCGTATCCATTCAAGCTGA
- a CDS encoding VWA domain-containing protein, which translates to MKKLLFMISISMLYIFTASGEQISISGVDTSELLFNGTVSLYLNITDNLGETVSDISPEDLAISESIDGENYTPVDIVGFSEGVNGDKGISFLLLVDNSGSMYDRLDGKSASDYEQTRISSAVKAINSLIQSMQGSRDSTGLALFNTYYKELAPVGSNRNSVIEAMQMIEEPGKDESFTELNAAVITAAGKFTKVRGRKIIIVLSDGENYPYKPVRGEDSPQFGSELYTPDDMVQELKRNNTTLYGINFGTSRDRNLEKAVISSGGYLFEAGTREELESVYATIRQRILNEYLVEYRSGTEYAERKYVKAEIPGTGTSSEPAFYFSGTLFGKPSEKFSWYFFLSLVLVAFVIVYLVTRKQSAPAEKAELEVTDFSGATQMFSVDSQKTIIGSSESNDVTVVNSEGGAQSEATIVFDEKKSAYTVVSDSEVMVNNNPVKTRVLEAGDVININGATIIFNDKDH; encoded by the coding sequence ATGAAAAAATTACTATTTATGATATCAATCTCGATGCTGTACATATTTACGGCATCGGGAGAACAGATCTCCATTTCCGGAGTGGACACTTCCGAGCTGCTTTTTAATGGAACAGTCTCTCTCTATTTAAATATTACAGATAATCTCGGTGAAACAGTCTCCGATATAAGTCCGGAGGATCTTGCCATTTCCGAATCCATAGATGGAGAGAATTATACTCCTGTGGATATTGTCGGTTTTTCCGAAGGAGTTAACGGCGATAAGGGAATCAGCTTCCTGCTTCTTGTCGATAATTCCGGTTCTATGTACGATCGGCTGGACGGTAAATCTGCATCAGATTATGAGCAGACTCGTATCAGTTCGGCTGTTAAAGCCATTAATTCCCTTATTCAATCCATGCAGGGCAGCCGGGATAGTACCGGACTGGCTCTGTTTAATACCTATTATAAGGAATTGGCCCCCGTCGGCTCAAACCGCAACAGCGTAATAGAAGCTATGCAGATGATCGAGGAGCCGGGAAAGGACGAGTCTTTCACAGAACTTAATGCAGCAGTCATTACAGCTGCCGGAAAATTCACAAAAGTAAGAGGCAGAAAGATAATTATTGTTTTATCCGATGGGGAGAATTACCCGTACAAACCGGTCAGAGGGGAGGATAGCCCTCAGTTCGGATCGGAATTATACACTCCTGATGATATGGTTCAGGAACTGAAGAGAAACAATACCACACTGTACGGTATCAATTTCGGAACCTCACGGGACCGCAATCTCGAAAAAGCTGTTATCAGTTCGGGAGGGTACCTCTTTGAAGCCGGCACCAGAGAAGAACTGGAGTCCGTTTACGCAACAATCCGTCAGAGAATACTGAATGAATACCTTGTGGAATACCGCTCGGGAACAGAATATGCCGAACGTAAATACGTAAAAGCGGAAATCCCCGGGACGGGAACATCCTCAGAGCCGGCATTTTATTTCAGCGGAACTCTTTTTGGCAAACCTTCTGAAAAATTCAGCTGGTACTTTTTCCTTTCTCTGGTTCTGGTCGCATTTGTCATTGTGTATCTGGTAACGAGAAAACAATCAGCACCTGCTGAAAAAGCTGAGCTTGAGGTTACGGATTTTTCCGGCGCCACACAGATGTTCAGCGTCGACAGCCAGAAAACGATTATCGGCAGCAGCGAAAGTAATGATGTGACAGTGGTAAATAGCGAAGGCGGTGCACAAAGTGAAGCCACAATTGTGTTTGATGAAAAAAAATCCGCCTACACGGTCGTATCAGACAGCGAAGTTATGGTCAATAATAATCCGGTAAAAACACGGGTTCTGGAAGCGGGAGATGTCATAAATATCAACGGCGCGACCATTATTTTTAACGATAAGGATCACTAA
- a CDS encoding DUF3276 family protein yields the protein MGKRGELFTEKLFSENGSKTYFFNVKENRFGDYFLNIVESSKNDNGRFDRYSIIVFEEDLDLFVSDFRKAATAAKEMDSEYMKELRTGSGKRVYTFHVKKSSRGDFNLIIGESRSNYSGSFQNESIKVFTEDLEKFLENFEKSVAFIESK from the coding sequence ATGGGAAAACGGGGAGAACTGTTCACAGAGAAGCTCTTTTCTGAAAACGGCTCTAAAACATATTTTTTTAATGTGAAAGAAAACAGGTTCGGCGATTATTTTCTGAATATCGTTGAAAGCTCTAAGAATGATAACGGCCGGTTTGACCGATATTCCATTATCGTTTTTGAAGAAGATCTGGATCTTTTTGTTTCAGATTTCCGAAAGGCCGCTACTGCAGCGAAGGAAATGGATAGCGAATATATGAAGGAACTTCGTACCGGTTCGGGTAAAAGGGTCTATACTTTTCATGTAAAAAAATCGAGCCGGGGCGATTTCAATCTCATTATCGGAGAAAGCCGGTCAAATTACTCCGGATCATTTCAGAATGAATCGATTAAAGTATTCACTGAAGATCTGGAAAAATTTCTGGAAAATTTCGAAAAATCTGTAGCTTTCATAGAAAGCAAATAA
- a CDS encoding metallophosphoesterase encodes MKEQITTILQRQSVPDPLEYLQKVEKCIEVFESESEPVRPRRSDGGPGGIVHLLKGIPTIIVPDLHARMNFIGSLVNLQSDEGDFFELMSEEKLQVLCVGDGFHRELDAKDRWQKAFHEYEKGFKKHHHMDEEMRESLGLMEMIMELKCAFPRNFHFLKGNHENIGNEEGGGNHPFRKFAFEGDMVRNWVLQFMGEDFLRRYSVFEKSLPLLAIGDNFLISHAEPQRFFDDEEITSYDGEAVHGLTWTANGEAEVGGVRQMLDHYLSDDAAANSLYFGGHRIITEKYRLRAEGDFVQIHNPWKFQIVFLKPGKLIDLEKDIIEIPGKING; translated from the coding sequence ATGAAGGAACAGATTACAACAATACTGCAGAGACAAAGTGTTCCCGATCCTCTCGAATACCTTCAGAAAGTGGAGAAGTGCATAGAGGTTTTTGAATCAGAGAGTGAACCGGTCAGACCCCGGCGCAGCGACGGCGGTCCGGGAGGAATCGTCCATCTATTAAAGGGGATACCGACCATCATTGTGCCCGATCTGCATGCGCGGATGAATTTTATCGGCTCACTGGTTAATCTTCAAAGCGATGAAGGGGATTTCTTCGAGCTTATGTCTGAAGAGAAACTCCAGGTTCTCTGTGTGGGAGACGGATTCCACAGGGAGCTCGATGCAAAGGACAGATGGCAGAAAGCTTTCCATGAATATGAGAAAGGTTTTAAGAAACATCATCACATGGATGAGGAAATGAGAGAAAGTCTCGGCCTCATGGAAATGATTATGGAACTTAAGTGTGCATTTCCCCGGAATTTTCACTTTCTGAAAGGAAATCATGAAAATATCGGTAATGAAGAGGGGGGAGGAAATCACCCCTTCAGAAAATTTGCCTTCGAAGGCGATATGGTGCGTAACTGGGTTCTCCAGTTTATGGGTGAGGATTTTCTCAGGAGATATTCTGTATTTGAAAAATCCCTCCCTCTGCTGGCCATCGGTGATAATTTCCTGATATCCCATGCCGAGCCTCAACGGTTTTTCGATGACGAAGAAATTACATCCTATGACGGAGAGGCCGTGCATGGATTGACATGGACAGCCAATGGCGAAGCTGAAGTGGGCGGTGTGCGGCAGATGCTGGATCATTACCTTTCTGATGATGCTGCGGCAAATTCGCTCTATTTCGGAGGACATCGGATCATCACTGAAAAATATAGACTAAGGGCCGAAGGGGATTTTGTACAGATCCATAATCCCTGGAAGTTTCAGATCGTCTTTCTGAAACCGGGGAAGCTCATAGATCTGGAAAAGGATATTATAGAAATACCGGGGAAAATTAATGGCTAA
- a CDS encoding chromosome segregation SMC family protein → MFLKSVEIMGFKSFADRTRIEFSEGISALLGPNGCGKSNVVDSVKWVLGEQSTKNMRAEKMEDVIFNGTETRKALNVAEVTLTIANEEGILDLDVPEVSIKRRLFRNGESEYLVNNTPVKLKELRELFFDTGIGKSAYSIMEQGKIDQVLSNKPEERRYLFEEAAGITKFKVRGGEADRKLARTEENMVQVENILREVRRSYDTLKKQSEKTLEYRECKSRIFELEIDLQLLRLSSLNETRTHKTEKLREKKELYTRLSGEIEGINGFLQENQGQVTHMESELVEFQKKLYGMGLEKENHENQIRLFKEQISEVETSISSFKAKEKAINDKIGQIGANREKKVETLKDYNDRLEEITRNISRLEETIAGCDNSIKKNEEEISGLDNESISLESDRDKLGEDLRVLTDDIVSQLDKGLRETGFSRSRRESLEERVREISATSRVQIAGRIQIINDALRVGGGKDLKKMLESCVTLLGDSRDSFAELEKVFKEYTDTNPDFLDEFLAPEGIITRKRDIDNRISAVLEKVKLNRERIKNLQNENKALLQKIDDYKQSLEEQKVSVATIKTQVDAVNDSLKVLEREMEEQQAYLKDNTEELKKEIEKKAVLEGKIADLEEDGRKLEEEKVKTKKALEDLEKGINDKNKKLQGEQVELKKKISRVNAIQEEISRFNIDLAQLETEIQNLYSNFRDKYSRELDEYSARSEKIEEPVSAIKDKLDSVKLRLRSIGQVNLMAPEEFSEVKDRYDFLNGQLEDLKSARDNLIEVTREIKTESEKLFMQAYTAIRKEFHEMFRRLFGGGRAELKLVDPDNILESGIEIYAQPPGKKLENISLLSGGEKSLTGVGLLFATYLIKPSPFCILDEIDAALDEANIQRFVNVLVEFGRTSQFIVITHNKKTVTGASTLLGVTMQESGVSKIISIRLEDEVENENS, encoded by the coding sequence TTGTTTTTAAAAAGTGTTGAGATCATGGGCTTCAAGTCTTTTGCCGACCGTACCAGAATCGAGTTTTCCGAAGGAATTTCAGCTCTTCTCGGTCCTAACGGGTGCGGAAAAAGCAATGTCGTAGACTCGGTTAAATGGGTTCTGGGAGAACAATCCACCAAGAATATGCGTGCCGAGAAAATGGAAGATGTCATTTTCAACGGTACGGAAACGAGAAAAGCTCTTAATGTGGCTGAAGTTACGCTGACAATCGCCAATGAGGAAGGAATCCTCGATCTCGATGTGCCGGAAGTCTCAATCAAAAGGCGTCTTTTCCGCAACGGGGAGAGTGAATATCTTGTCAACAACACTCCGGTAAAACTGAAAGAGCTCAGAGAGCTTTTTTTTGATACGGGGATCGGAAAATCCGCCTATTCAATTATGGAGCAGGGGAAAATCGACCAGGTTCTCTCTAACAAGCCGGAGGAAAGGCGTTACCTTTTCGAAGAAGCTGCGGGAATCACCAAATTTAAAGTCCGCGGTGGCGAAGCGGACAGGAAGCTTGCCCGCACAGAAGAGAACATGGTGCAGGTCGAGAATATTCTCCGGGAAGTCCGGCGCAGCTACGATACCCTGAAAAAGCAATCAGAAAAAACCCTCGAATACCGTGAGTGTAAAAGCCGTATATTTGAACTGGAGATCGATCTCCAGCTTCTCAGGCTCTCTTCGCTTAATGAGACGAGAACACATAAAACAGAAAAGCTCCGGGAAAAAAAGGAGCTGTATACCAGACTGAGCGGTGAGATAGAAGGCATAAACGGGTTTCTTCAGGAAAATCAGGGTCAGGTGACCCACATGGAATCGGAACTCGTCGAATTTCAGAAAAAGCTCTATGGAATGGGGCTGGAAAAGGAAAATCATGAGAATCAGATCCGGCTTTTTAAAGAACAGATAAGTGAAGTTGAAACATCCATATCTTCCTTTAAAGCGAAAGAAAAAGCAATTAATGACAAAATCGGCCAGATAGGGGCAAACCGGGAAAAGAAAGTCGAGACTCTGAAGGACTACAATGACCGTTTGGAGGAAATAACCCGTAATATTTCGCGTCTCGAGGAAACCATTGCCGGTTGCGACAATAGCATTAAAAAAAATGAAGAAGAGATCTCGGGTCTTGATAACGAAAGTATCAGTCTGGAGTCGGACAGGGACAAACTCGGAGAAGATTTAAGAGTTCTCACCGATGACATCGTCTCCCAGCTCGATAAAGGATTGCGTGAAACAGGCTTTTCCCGGAGCCGCCGGGAATCTCTCGAGGAAAGAGTCAGGGAGATTTCAGCGACTTCCCGTGTGCAGATTGCCGGTCGAATACAGATTATTAATGATGCCCTTCGTGTAGGCGGAGGGAAAGATCTCAAGAAAATGCTCGAAAGTTGTGTCACTCTTCTCGGAGACTCGAGGGACAGTTTTGCCGAACTCGAAAAAGTCTTTAAAGAGTATACCGATACGAACCCCGATTTTCTTGATGAGTTCCTCGCTCCGGAAGGAATTATTACCAGGAAACGGGATATCGATAACCGCATATCTGCTGTTCTGGAAAAAGTAAAGCTCAATCGAGAGAGAATAAAAAACCTGCAGAATGAAAATAAAGCGCTTCTACAGAAGATTGATGACTATAAGCAGAGCCTGGAAGAGCAGAAAGTTTCTGTCGCTACGATTAAAACGCAGGTTGATGCCGTTAATGATAGCCTTAAGGTTCTCGAAAGGGAAATGGAAGAACAGCAGGCTTATCTCAAAGACAATACGGAAGAGCTGAAAAAAGAAATAGAAAAGAAAGCAGTTCTCGAAGGCAAGATTGCCGACCTGGAGGAAGACGGCAGAAAACTTGAAGAAGAAAAGGTTAAAACCAAAAAAGCTCTGGAAGATCTGGAGAAGGGGATAAACGATAAGAATAAAAAACTTCAAGGTGAACAGGTTGAGCTGAAGAAAAAAATATCAAGGGTCAATGCTATCCAGGAGGAGATTTCCCGCTTCAATATCGATCTGGCCCAGCTTGAAACGGAAATACAGAACCTCTACAGCAATTTCAGGGACAAGTATTCAAGAGAACTGGACGAATATTCTGCCCGATCCGAAAAAATCGAGGAACCGGTGTCCGCCATTAAAGACAAACTGGATTCCGTTAAGCTTCGTCTCAGATCTATCGGACAGGTCAATCTTATGGCACCTGAGGAATTCTCTGAAGTCAAGGACCGGTATGATTTTCTCAACGGGCAGCTTGAAGATTTAAAATCAGCCAGAGATAATCTGATCGAAGTGACCCGCGAGATAAAAACGGAATCGGAAAAGCTGTTCATGCAGGCCTACACGGCAATCCGGAAGGAATTTCACGAAATGTTCCGTCGTTTATTCGGCGGAGGACGGGCTGAGTTGAAACTTGTTGATCCCGACAATATTCTCGAGTCGGGAATCGAGATTTATGCACAGCCGCCCGGTAAAAAACTGGAAAATATTTCACTTCTTTCCGGGGGAGAAAAATCGCTGACAGGTGTCGGGCTGCTTTTTGCAACATATCTTATAAAACCATCGCCTTTTTGTATTCTCGATGAAATCGATGCGGCTCTGGATGAGGCTAATATTCAGAGATTTGTCAATGTTCTCGTCGAGTTCGGAAGAACGTCTCAGTTTATCGTTATCACTCACAATAAAAAAACAGTTACTGGTGCAAGCACCCTTCTCGGTGTTACAATGCAGGAGTCGGGTGTGTCTAAAATTATTTCCATCAGGCTTGAGGATGAGGTTGAAAATGAAAACTCCTAA
- a CDS encoding FHA domain-containing protein, whose amino-acid sequence MKIIGKNTITALLGLAGGLASWPFLEFVLWKQGAFASYLLFFIAATILPGLFIALFLGAAEGVISKNWSRAVKGALIGLLSGTVGGLLGGMAGQILLSRILVWFPGRGDVLETAARTIAWGLVGIFIGLSDGIRSLSPRKMGVGALGGFVGGAAGGFFLEILSRSFASSLPRLGGLVLMGLMIGIFYSLLDRKYSFGVLRVLNGSQAGKRYRINQKKMDLGSGNRTIIFNDYEDVDDKEVEIRVDHGQITIVDGKMDNKLYVNDKATQKTTLKYGDVIKAGSVKMLLEAE is encoded by the coding sequence ATGAAAATAATAGGTAAGAATACAATAACGGCTCTTCTCGGACTGGCCGGCGGACTGGCTTCATGGCCATTTCTGGAATTTGTACTCTGGAAGCAGGGAGCATTCGCTTCATATCTCCTCTTTTTTATCGCAGCGACAATTCTCCCCGGTCTGTTCATTGCTCTCTTTCTGGGCGCAGCGGAAGGAGTCATCAGTAAAAACTGGAGCCGTGCAGTAAAAGGTGCTTTAATCGGTCTCCTCTCGGGAACTGTCGGTGGACTTCTTGGAGGAATGGCCGGACAGATTCTTCTGAGCCGCATTCTCGTCTGGTTTCCCGGTCGCGGGGACGTTCTTGAAACAGCGGCGCGAACAATAGCCTGGGGACTGGTCGGGATATTTATCGGATTGAGCGACGGAATCAGGTCGCTTTCTCCGAGAAAAATGGGAGTCGGCGCATTGGGGGGATTTGTCGGCGGAGCGGCCGGAGGTTTTTTTCTGGAAATACTGTCCCGGTCATTTGCCAGCTCTCTGCCTCGTCTCGGCGGTCTGGTTCTCATGGGGCTTATGATAGGCATTTTCTACTCATTGCTTGATAGAAAGTATTCTTTCGGGGTTCTCCGTGTTCTCAACGGCAGTCAGGCGGGTAAAAGATATCGTATCAACCAGAAAAAAATGGATCTTGGCAGTGGAAACAGAACAATCATATTCAATGATTACGAAGATGTGGATGACAAGGAAGTGGAGATCCGGGTTGATCATGGGCAGATAACAATTGTTGACGGGAAGATGGATAACAAACTGTACGTCAATGACAAGGCAACACAAAAAACAACTTTAAAGTATGGCGATGTTATTAAAGCCGGATCGGTGAAGATGCTTCTGGAGGCGGAATGA